Proteins co-encoded in one Aspergillus flavus chromosome 2, complete sequence genomic window:
- a CDS encoding putative hydrolases or acyltransferase, which translates to MPGPWSTKLYLLGYLQIAPALASIQWSPCTSNPSLDCATLTVPLEYADPENGALAYIPLARYNATVPASQRKGSLLTNPGGPGSAGTDFLLNGAGEGMANITGGFYDIVSWDPRGTGSARPLLQCFDSAGEEADASAALPAAAEIEYSQFRNQSYMTSYYAALKDYDNTIAELADACADHDSPALYTSSTAYVVRDMAAIIDALEGTDNATLNYWGFSYGTILGAEFIQTYPERVGKIIFDGVFDTAANAQPYTSQLPYDELYVRDSINDLATSCTQASIEGCALNKAPGNRTTPRNSTTDIATRLANLQASLYRNPIDVSDGSFSITVGMFSFFMYSFLRLPSSWPAVALAVSALEEGNADPVASLLTDAAGPETNASAPDTGSFAGWPIQCTDNAPSNHTKLPEVAQLVLNISLAEKTPWLNADLSTLSFCRNFPDTRPRVPNLGASKLTNGETNAILTKQNTSVLIINALHDPTTPINSAVRLHRWLPTSSQLAVRRGPGHTTISLGSLGLVNTIREYLLDGTLPATTEVYDVSQEIFSSEIDAGTITPDPVFNGTYSDSEKMLLESTYNIYLAFVSLP; encoded by the coding sequence ATGCCTGGTCCGTGGTCCACGAAGCTCTACCTTCTCGGGTACTTGCAAATAGCCCCTGCTCTTGCTAGCATCCAATGGTCACCATGCACATCGAATCCATCCCTAGATTGCGCCACCCTCACGGTGCCGCTTGAGTACGCTGATCCAGAAAACGGCGCGTTGGCGTATATTCCGCTGGCTCGCTACAATGCCACCGTGCCTGCATCCCAACGCAAAGGCTCTCTTCTCACAAACCCAGGCGGCCCTGGGTCTGCTGGAACCGATTTCCTCCTGAACGGCGCCGGAGAGGGTATGGCCAACATCACAGGTGGCTTCTACGACATAGTGTCTTGGGATCCACGCGGCACGGGTTCTGCACGACCTCTCCTGCAATGCTTCGACTCGGCAGGCGAGGAAGCTGACGCATCTGCCGCCCTTCCCGCAGCAGCTGAGATAGAGTATAGCCAATTTCGCAACCAGAGCTACATGACCTCATATTACGCAGCACTGAAGGACTATGATAACACCATTGCAGAGCTCGCCGACGCATGTGCCGACCATGATTCTCCGGCGTTGTACACCTCCAGCACCGCCTATGTCGTCCGTGACATGGCAGCTATCATCGATGCCCTAGAAGGAACAGACAATGCAACCCTTAACTACTGGGGCTTTTCATATGGAACTATCCTCGGTGCCGAGTTTATCCAGACTTATCCAGAACGAGTCGGAAAGATTATCTTTGATGGTGTTTTCGATACCGCCGCGAATGCGCAACCATATACTAGCCAGCTTCCCTATGATGAGTTATATGTCCGTGACTCTATCAATGATCTGGCTACATCCTGTACACAAGCCAGCATAGAGGGTTGTGCTTTGAACAAAGCTCCGGGAAACCGTACTACCCCCAGAAACAGCACTACAGACATCGCCACGCGCCTTGCCAATCTACAAGCGTCTCTATATAGAAACCCTATTGACGTATCGGACGGATCGTTCTCCATCACAGTTGGAATGTTCAGCTTTTTCATGTATTCCTTTTTGAGACTCCCCAGCTCATGGCCCGCTGTCGCATTGGCGGTGAGCGCACTCGAGGAAGGAAATGCCGACCCTGTCGCCAGCCTCCTGACGGATGCAGCAGGTCCAGAAACGAATGCCAGTGCACCTGACACCGGCTCTTTCGCTGGATGGCCTATCCAATGCACTGATAATGCCCCTTCCAATCATACCAAACTTCCTGAAGTTGCGCAGTTGGTCCTCAACATCTCTCTTGCCGAGAAGACCCCATGGTTGAATGCGGATCTGTCCACCTTATCCTTCTGCCGAAACTTCCCCGATACTCGCCCACGGGTTCCGAACCTAGGAGCCTCGAAGCTCACTAACGGGGAGACGAACGCCATCCTCACTAAGCAGAATACATCCGTTTTGATCATTAACGCGCTGCATGACCCCACTACCCCTATCAACTCTGCGGTACGTCTTCACCGCTGGCTTCCTACTTCATCTCAACTTGCGGTTAGACGGGGACCTGGCCATACCACAATCAGTCTTGGTTCTTTGGGGTTGGTGAATACCATCCGCGAGTATCTCCTTGATGGGACTCTGCCGGCTACGACGGAGGTGTATGATGTGAGTCAGGAAATCTTTTCCTCGGAGATCGACGCGGGTACAATTACTCCTGATCCTGTGTTTAACGGGACATACAGCGACTCAGAGAAGATGCTGTTGGAGTCGACCTATAACATTTACTTGGCTTTTGTGAGCTTGCCATAG